Within the Prevotella scopos JCM 17725 genome, the region GTACGTTCTTGGGTTCCGTCACGGTGACAGATGGTAACGTTTTGTCCGTCTCTAAGTGTGCCACGATGTACACGACCAACAGCAATACGTCCCGTGTAGCTTGAATAGTCCAAAGATGTAATTAACATCTGTGGTGTTCCCTCAAGCTGTTTAGGAGCAGGAATAGCCTCAATGATGAGGTCGAGTAGATATTCAATGTTATCAGTTGGTTTCTTCCAGTCCTCACTCATCCACCCATTTTTAGCTGAACCATAGACAACTGGGAAGTTCAACTGGTCTTCTGTGGCATTGAGGTCACACATGAGGTCGAACACCATCTCATAGACTTCTTCTGGGCGGCAGTTAGGTTTATCTACCTTGTTGATCACAACAACTGGTTTCAAACCAAGCTGAAGGGCCTTTTGTAGCACAAAACGTGTCTGCGGCATAGGACCTTCAAAAGCATCTACGAGCAGCAGACAGCCGTCTGCCATGTTCAATACACGCTCAACCTCTCCACCGAAGTCAGAGTGGCCTGGTGTGTCGAGGATGTTGATTTTTACTCCTTTCCAATTAATACTTACATTCTTACTCAGAATTGTTATCCCTCGCTCGCGCTCCAAATCATTAGAGTCGAGAACTTCTCCGCTGTTGTCTTGTCCGTCACGGAAAAGTTTTCCAGCGAGCATCATCTTGTCAACCAAGGTTGTCTTACCGTGGTCAACGTGCGCAATAACTGCGATGTTACGAATATCTTGCATTGAAATACCTTAAAAAGCTTACGCTAAATTTATGCTGCAAAATTACGAATAAAAAATGGAAAACGTTTGTGGTTCCAATAAAAAGTTGTAACTTTGCACAGAATTTTCGGAGCGTCCGATGCATTTGATGTCGTAACCCGTTGTGATTAAGGCGGCTAACGACGGAAAGATGTAATTGCAAATCACATTAATCAAAACAAAATTATGTATTTAGACAAGACAAAGAAGGCAGAAATCTTCGCACAGTATGGTAAGGAACAGAGCACAACTGACACAGGTTCAGCTGAGAGCCAGATTGCACTTTTCTCTTATCGTATCAAGCACTTGACCGAGCACGTAAAGAAGAACCGTAAGGACTACGTTACAACTCGTTCATTGACACAGCTCGTTGGTAAGCGTCGTGCATTGCTCGATTACCTCTACGATCGTGACATTGAGCGCTATCGTGCAATCATCAAGGCTTTGGGTCTCCGTAAGTAAGATTTCTGAAAGCTAAAAAATAAAAGGTAAGAAAGTCAAAGTTGGTTTATCCATACTTTACATTTTTACCTTTTTTCTTTGCCTTTTGCTATCTCATCTATTTGTTCTTATGAGATAGTTTTGTTTGCTTTTTTTATTATCTCAACATTCTAAGTGTTAGGATG harbors:
- the rpsO gene encoding 30S ribosomal protein S15; this encodes MYLDKTKKAEIFAQYGKEQSTTDTGSAESQIALFSYRIKHLTEHVKKNRKDYVTTRSLTQLVGKRRALLDYLYDRDIERYRAIIKALGLRK